The following proteins are co-located in the Pelecanus crispus isolate bPelCri1 chromosome 5, bPelCri1.pri, whole genome shotgun sequence genome:
- the COPS8 gene encoding COP9 signalosome complex subunit 8 isoform X2, translated as MPVAVMAENSFSFKKLLEQCETQELEANAELGAVWSVGQRIWQRDFPGIYTTISAHQWSETIQPIMEALRDATRRRAFGLVSQAYTSIVADDFAAFVGLPVEEAVKGVLEQGWQADFSTRMVMPKKPGVLEASFNRFVPSSEPAPVPPIPNEQQLARLTDYVAFLEN; from the exons ATGCCCGTGGCGGTGATGGCAGAGAACTCCTTCAGCTTCAAGAAGCTCCTGGAGCAGTGCGAGACCCAGGAGCTTGAG GCAAATGCTGAACTTGGTGCAGTTTGGTCAGTAGGACAAAGAATCTGGCAGAGAGACTTTCCAGGAATCTATACAACAATCAGTGCGCATCAGTGGTCTGAGACTATTCAACCAATCATGGAAGCACTTAGAG ATGCAACTAGGAGACGGGCCTTTGGACTGGTTTCTCAGGCATATACCTCAATAGTTGCAGATGATTTTGCAGCCTTTGTTGGGCTTCCTGTAGAAGAAGCTGTGAAAG gTGTATTGGAACAGGGCTGGCAAGCAGACTTTTCAACTCGTATGGTAATGCCTAAAAAGCCAG gtGTGCTGGAAGCTTCCTTTAACAGATTTGTTCCTTCATCAG AACCTGCTCCGGTTCCACCAATTCCAAATGAACAGCAGTTGGCCAGATTGACTGACTATGTGGCTTTCCTTGAAAATTGA
- the COPS8 gene encoding COP9 signalosome complex subunit 8 isoform X1, producing the protein MPVAVMAENSFSFKKLLEQCETQELEAPGGIATPLVYGQLLALYLLHNDMNNARYLWKRIPPAIKSANAELGAVWSVGQRIWQRDFPGIYTTISAHQWSETIQPIMEALRDATRRRAFGLVSQAYTSIVADDFAAFVGLPVEEAVKGVLEQGWQADFSTRMVMPKKPGVLEASFNRFVPSSEPAPVPPIPNEQQLARLTDYVAFLEN; encoded by the exons ATGCCCGTGGCGGTGATGGCAGAGAACTCCTTCAGCTTCAAGAAGCTCCTGGAGCAGTGCGAGACCCAGGAGCTTGAG GCCCCTGGAGGAATTGCAACACCCCTTGTTTATGGCCAACTTCTAGCTTTATACCTGTTGCATAATGACAT GAATAATGCACGGTATCTTTGGAAAAGAATCCCTCCTGCTATCAAATCT GCAAATGCTGAACTTGGTGCAGTTTGGTCAGTAGGACAAAGAATCTGGCAGAGAGACTTTCCAGGAATCTATACAACAATCAGTGCGCATCAGTGGTCTGAGACTATTCAACCAATCATGGAAGCACTTAGAG ATGCAACTAGGAGACGGGCCTTTGGACTGGTTTCTCAGGCATATACCTCAATAGTTGCAGATGATTTTGCAGCCTTTGTTGGGCTTCCTGTAGAAGAAGCTGTGAAAG gTGTATTGGAACAGGGCTGGCAAGCAGACTTTTCAACTCGTATGGTAATGCCTAAAAAGCCAG gtGTGCTGGAAGCTTCCTTTAACAGATTTGTTCCTTCATCAG AACCTGCTCCGGTTCCACCAATTCCAAATGAACAGCAGTTGGCCAGATTGACTGACTATGTGGCTTTCCTTGAAAATTGA
- the COPS8 gene encoding COP9 signalosome complex subunit 8 isoform X3 codes for MNNARYLWKRIPPAIKSANAELGAVWSVGQRIWQRDFPGIYTTISAHQWSETIQPIMEALRDATRRRAFGLVSQAYTSIVADDFAAFVGLPVEEAVKGVLEQGWQADFSTRMVMPKKPGVLEASFNRFVPSSEPAPVPPIPNEQQLARLTDYVAFLEN; via the exons AT GAATAATGCACGGTATCTTTGGAAAAGAATCCCTCCTGCTATCAAATCT GCAAATGCTGAACTTGGTGCAGTTTGGTCAGTAGGACAAAGAATCTGGCAGAGAGACTTTCCAGGAATCTATACAACAATCAGTGCGCATCAGTGGTCTGAGACTATTCAACCAATCATGGAAGCACTTAGAG ATGCAACTAGGAGACGGGCCTTTGGACTGGTTTCTCAGGCATATACCTCAATAGTTGCAGATGATTTTGCAGCCTTTGTTGGGCTTCCTGTAGAAGAAGCTGTGAAAG gTGTATTGGAACAGGGCTGGCAAGCAGACTTTTCAACTCGTATGGTAATGCCTAAAAAGCCAG gtGTGCTGGAAGCTTCCTTTAACAGATTTGTTCCTTCATCAG AACCTGCTCCGGTTCCACCAATTCCAAATGAACAGCAGTTGGCCAGATTGACTGACTATGTGGCTTTCCTTGAAAATTGA